A single window of Deltaproteobacteria bacterium DNA harbors:
- a CDS encoding CAP domain-containing protein translates to MINVMKKFLLPVPPAIVWVLLVAMTVPIVSCVLPQADRGTYLPQTKTRPEISIMDLEKQIHALINRERRKHRLSPMEWDVGLAGIARKHSRDMAERRYFAHTSPEGHDFPFRYQQGGYACSVPMGKVFSAGAENILQTTLYDSITTVNGRAHYNWSSLEKIAETALGIWLNSPDHRENILAPHWKRQGIGAAIAPDGKVYITQNFC, encoded by the coding sequence TTGATTAATGTCATGAAAAAATTTCTATTACCGGTTCCTCCGGCCATAGTCTGGGTGTTGTTGGTGGCCATGACGGTCCCCATCGTTTCCTGCGTCTTGCCACAAGCAGATCGGGGAACCTATCTTCCTCAAACCAAAACCAGGCCCGAGATCAGTATCATGGACCTCGAAAAACAGATTCACGCCCTGATCAATCGAGAACGGCGAAAACACCGGTTGTCTCCAATGGAATGGGATGTCGGACTGGCAGGGATAGCCCGGAAACACAGCCGGGATATGGCCGAAAGAAGGTATTTTGCCCACACTTCTCCGGAAGGACACGATTTCCCCTTTCGCTACCAACAGGGCGGATACGCCTGTAGCGTTCCGATGGGTAAGGTTTTTTCTGCCGGGGCGGAGAACATACTGCAAACCACCCTGTATGATTCGATCACCACAGTGAACGGCAGGGCTCATTATAACTGGAGTTCTCTGGAAAAGATCGCCGAAACAGCGCTGGGAATTTGGCTTAACAGTCCGGACCACCGGGAAAATATCCTTGCCCCCCACTGGAAACGGCAGGGGATCGGAGCGGCCATTGCCCCGGACGGAAAGGTCTATATCACACAGAATTTTTGCTGA